Proteins from a single region of Nodularia sp. LEGE 06071:
- a CDS encoding helix-turn-helix domain-containing protein, which translates to MKWLKNKQDKLSLKQQQAKKLAELGDRLCASRQEQALSLEQMVVLTKIPQKLLQAIEQGQLDDLPEPVYLKGLIRQFADALDFNGVDFASSFPLGDQPINSRITKKKHSKSVLRPLQTQSMTPLRPVHLYFLYIFVIVCSVSSLSHVLNNNGLSDSNQQLGLETVLKPDPNNLNSPASTKLQPVSDNYYSSNNSQSVQIGVTLKASSWIRVVADGKTEFEGVLPKGTQRTWKAQDEVTVKTDNAGSVFMSVNQEQAQLMGEPGKEREIKIGAKPRP; encoded by the coding sequence ATGAAATGGCTAAAAAATAAACAGGACAAACTTTCATTAAAACAACAACAAGCGAAAAAATTGGCAGAACTGGGCGATCGCCTGTGCGCTTCTCGTCAAGAACAAGCTTTATCACTAGAACAAATGGTAGTTCTGACCAAAATTCCTCAGAAGTTATTACAAGCCATTGAACAAGGTCAATTAGATGATCTGCCAGAACCAGTTTATCTGAAGGGTTTAATCAGGCAATTTGCTGATGCATTAGATTTTAATGGCGTGGATTTTGCCAGTAGTTTTCCTCTCGGTGATCAACCAATAAATTCACGGATAACCAAGAAAAAACACTCAAAGAGTGTACTACGTCCTCTGCAAACGCAGTCCATGACTCCACTCCGTCCTGTTCATCTTTACTTCCTTTATATTTTTGTCATTGTATGTTCTGTAAGTAGCTTATCTCATGTACTGAATAATAATGGTCTGAGCGACAGCAATCAACAGCTAGGGCTAGAAACTGTGTTAAAACCAGACCCAAATAACTTAAATTCTCCAGCATCAACCAAGTTACAACCTGTTAGCGATAACTATTATTCCAGTAATAACAGTCAGTCAGTACAGATTGGTGTCACCTTGAAAGCATCATCCTGGATTCGTGTAGTTGCTGATGGAAAAACCGAGTTTGAAGGTGTTCTCCCCAAAGGAACTCAGCGCACATGGAAAGCCCAAGACGAAGTAACGGTGAAAACTGATAATGCGGGTAGTGTGTTCATGAGTGTCAATCAGGAACAAGCGCAGCTGATGGGAGAACCGGGAAAAGAGAGAGAGATTAAGATAGGTGCTAAACCTAGACCTTGA
- the cphA gene encoding cyanophycin synthetase, giving the protein MRILKIQTLRGPNYWSIRRHKLIVMRLDLENLAEMPSNEIPGFYEGLVEALPSLEGHYCSPGCRGGFLMRVKEGTMMGHIVEHVALELQELAGMHVGFGRTRETATPGIFQVVIEYLNEEAGRYAGRAAVRLCQSIVDRGRYPKAELDQDILDLKDLWRESSLGPSTEAIVKEAEKRGIPWIQLSARFLIQMGYGVNQKRMQATMTNHTGILGVELACDKEATKRILAAAGAPVPRGTVINFLDDLEEAIEYVGGYPIVIKPSDGNHGRGITIDIRTWDEAEAGYEAARLVSRSIIIERYYVGRDHRVLVVDGKVVAVAERVPAHVVGNGRSTIGDLISETNQDPNRGDGHDKILTKIELDRNSYQLLERQGYTLNSVPPKGVICYLRATANLSTGGSAIDRTDEIHPENVWLAQRIVKIIGLDIAGLDIVTTDISRPLREMDAVIVEVNAAPGFRMHVAPSIGIPRNVAGAVMDMLFPNQQSGLIPILSVTGTNGKTTTTRLLAHIYKQTGKVVGYTTTDGTYIGEYLVESGDNTGPQSAHVILEDPTVEVAVLETARGGILRSGLGFEMANVGVVLNVAADHLGIGDIDTIDQLANLKSVVAEAVFPDGYAVLNADDHRVAAMAEKTKANIAYFTMNPDSELVRKHVQKGGVAAVYENGYLSIVKGDWTHRIERAENIPLTMGGRAPFMIANALAASLAAFVQNVTIEEIRAGLKSFRASVSQTPGRMNLFNLGRYHALVDYAHNPASYEALGSFVRNWTTGERIGVIGGPGDRRDEDFVTLGKLSADIFDHIIVKEDDDTRGRSRGSAADLITKGITEVNPDSRYESILDETAAINKALDMAPDNSLVVILPESVNRAIKLIKLRGLVTEEVQEQNISTTIADNQNGVTSSVINTLL; this is encoded by the coding sequence ATGAGAATCCTCAAGATCCAGACCTTACGTGGCCCAAACTACTGGAGCATTCGACGCCACAAGCTGATCGTTATGCGCCTTGATTTAGAAAACCTTGCCGAGATGCCCTCGAATGAAATCCCTGGCTTTTATGAAGGATTAGTAGAGGCGCTGCCAAGTCTGGAGGGTCACTATTGCTCACCTGGCTGTCGCGGTGGTTTCCTGATGCGGGTCAAAGAAGGCACCATGATGGGCCACATCGTGGAACACGTAGCCTTAGAACTTCAGGAATTAGCCGGAATGCACGTCGGCTTTGGGCGCACCCGTGAAACTGCCACACCTGGAATATTCCAGGTAGTGATTGAGTACCTGAATGAGGAAGCGGGACGCTACGCTGGACGAGCAGCTGTGCGGCTGTGCCAAAGTATCGTTGATAGAGGTCGTTATCCAAAAGCAGAACTCGATCAAGATATCCTAGACCTGAAAGATTTATGGCGTGAATCTTCTTTAGGTCCTTCTACAGAAGCAATTGTCAAAGAAGCCGAAAAAAGGGGTATTCCCTGGATACAGTTGAGCGCCCGCTTTTTGATTCAGATGGGTTACGGCGTGAATCAGAAGCGAATGCAGGCGACCATGACCAATCACACGGGCATTTTGGGAGTGGAACTTGCTTGCGACAAAGAAGCGACCAAACGCATTCTCGCGGCAGCTGGAGCGCCAGTACCCAGAGGTACGGTGATCAACTTTTTAGACGACTTGGAAGAAGCCATTGAATATGTGGGCGGCTATCCCATCGTCATCAAACCATCAGATGGTAACCACGGGCGTGGTATTACCATTGATATTAGAACCTGGGATGAAGCGGAGGCAGGTTACGAAGCGGCTAGACTTGTTTCTCGGTCAATTATTATTGAGCGCTATTACGTTGGGCGAGATCATCGCGTACTAGTTGTAGACGGCAAAGTCGTAGCAGTAGCCGAACGCGTCCCAGCTCACGTAGTTGGTAATGGCAGATCCACCATTGGCGACCTGATTTCCGAAACCAACCAAGACCCCAATCGGGGTGACGGTCATGATAAAATCCTCACTAAAATTGAACTAGACCGCAACAGCTACCAACTGTTAGAAAGACAAGGTTACACTCTCAATAGCGTACCACCAAAGGGAGTAATTTGTTACCTGCGTGCAACAGCTAATTTAAGTACGGGTGGTAGTGCTATAGATCGCACTGATGAAATCCACCCCGAAAATGTTTGGCTGGCACAAAGGATCGTAAAAATTATTGGTTTGGATATCGCCGGACTGGATATTGTGACTACAGATATTAGTCGTCCTCTGCGAGAAATGGATGCTGTAATTGTGGAAGTGAATGCTGCACCTGGGTTCAGGATGCACGTTGCCCCAAGTATTGGCATCCCCCGCAACGTTGCCGGGGCAGTGATGGATATGCTGTTTCCCAACCAACAGTCCGGACTCATTCCCATCTTGAGTGTCACAGGTACTAATGGTAAAACCACTACAACTCGACTATTAGCACATATCTACAAACAGACAGGTAAGGTAGTAGGATATACAACTACAGATGGGACTTATATCGGTGAATACTTAGTTGAATCCGGAGATAATACAGGGCCGCAAAGCGCTCATGTGATTCTGGAAGACCCAACTGTAGAAGTAGCGGTACTGGAAACAGCTCGTGGTGGCATTCTCCGCTCTGGATTAGGGTTTGAAATGGCTAATGTAGGTGTAGTGTTGAATGTAGCTGCTGACCATCTGGGCATAGGCGATATAGATACTATCGATCAATTAGCTAACCTGAAGAGCGTCGTAGCAGAAGCTGTATTTCCTGATGGCTACGCAGTCCTGAACGCTGATGATCACCGCGTTGCGGCGATGGCAGAAAAAACGAAAGCTAATATTGCCTACTTCACCATGAATCCTGATTCGGAATTAGTGCGGAAGCACGTCCAAAAGGGAGGAGTAGCGGCAGTTTACGAAAATGGCTATCTGTCAATTGTCAAAGGTGATTGGACGCACCGCATCGAAAGGGCAGAAAATATTCCCTTGACAATGGGTGGACGTGCGCCGTTCATGATTGCTAATGCTTTAGCAGCTAGTTTGGCAGCCTTTGTCCAAAACGTCACCATTGAGGAGATTCGGGCTGGTTTGAAGTCGTTCCGTGCTTCGGTAAGTCAAACGCCAGGACGGATGAATTTATTTAATTTAGGGAGATACCACGCTTTAGTAGATTATGCTCACAATCCAGCTAGTTATGAAGCTTTGGGTTCTTTTGTGCGTAATTGGACAACAGGAGAGCGCATTGGCGTAATTGGTGGACCTGGCGATCGCCGTGATGAAGATTTTGTCACTTTGGGTAAATTGTCAGCAGATATTTTTGACCACATCATTGTCAAAGAAGATGATGACACCAGGGGACGGTCACGGGGATCAGCTGCGGATTTAATTACTAAAGGCATCACCGAAGTTAATCCAGATTCTCGTTATGAGTCGATTTTGGATGAAACCGCAGCGATTAATAAAGCTTTAGATATGGCTCCCGATAACAGTCTGGTGGTAATTTTGCCAGAAAGTGTGAATCGAGCCATCAAGTTAATCAAGCTGCGTGGTTTAGTGACAGAGGAGGTACAAGAACAAAATATCTCCACAACCATCGCAGATAACCAAAATGGGGTGACATCTTCTGTGATCAATACTTTGCTTTAG
- a CDS encoding phosphatidate cytidylyltransferase translates to MPWSRIISGIVAIALALLATLLGGWYFTIAIAVVVFLGQEEYFNLVRARGIFPAAKTTIFVSQALLVICNVNETLADAVMPIAGTLICFYLLFQPKMATIADISASIMGLFYVGYLSSYWVRLRSLGSLANSNLPFGGYWPTDWTNIFNLDQKSWASVPQGLTLTVLTFLCIWAADIGAYVIGKFFGKTRLSDISPKKTVEGAVFGITASIAVALAGAYYLHLPKFVFTGVALGLLIGIASLLGDLTESMLKRDAGVKDSGQLIPGHGGILDRTDSYIFTAPLVYYFVTLLLPLIADM, encoded by the coding sequence ATGCCTTGGTCTCGGATTATTAGTGGAATTGTCGCGATCGCCCTTGCTCTACTTGCCACCCTTTTGGGAGGCTGGTACTTTACTATCGCCATTGCGGTAGTCGTGTTTTTAGGTCAAGAAGAATATTTTAATTTGGTACGAGCTAGAGGTATTTTTCCTGCTGCTAAAACCACCATATTTGTTAGTCAAGCCTTACTGGTAATTTGTAACGTTAATGAAACTTTAGCTGATGCCGTCATGCCCATAGCTGGGACGTTGATTTGTTTTTATTTACTGTTTCAGCCAAAAATGGCCACAATTGCCGATATTTCTGCTTCGATTATGGGACTATTTTATGTCGGCTATTTATCAAGTTACTGGGTACGATTACGCAGCCTTGGTAGTTTAGCCAACAGCAATCTCCCTTTCGGTGGTTACTGGCCTACAGATTGGACAAATATTTTCAACTTAGATCAAAAAAGTTGGGCTTCAGTACCACAAGGTTTGACTTTAACAGTTTTGACTTTCTTATGTATTTGGGCAGCTGACATTGGTGCTTACGTTATTGGTAAATTCTTCGGAAAAACCCGTTTATCTGACATCAGTCCCAAAAAAACAGTTGAAGGTGCAGTTTTTGGCATCACTGCCAGCATTGCTGTAGCCTTAGCAGGAGCCTATTATCTGCACTTGCCAAAATTTGTATTCACTGGTGTAGCTTTGGGTTTACTGATTGGTATTGCCAGTCTTTTGGGTGACCTTACTGAGTCTATGCTCAAGCGTGACGCTGGGGTGAAGGATTCAGGCCAGTTAATTCCTGGTCACGGTGGCATTTTAGACCGCACCGATAGTTATATCTTTACAGCTCCCTTGGTTTATTATTTTGTCACCCTTCTCTTGCCGTTGATAGCAGATATGTGA
- the malQ gene encoding 4-alpha-glucanotransferase, whose amino-acid sequence MPFPRSSGILLHPTSFPSRFGIGDLGLEAYKFIDFLRESYQQYWQVLPLGPTGYGNSPYAAYSAMAGNPMLISPEKLQEQGLLAEEDFANLPGFNDSQVDYDQVNSIKTAFLKKACENFQVKATPLQKTAFAGFCDSKAYWLDDYALFMALKDAHNNTSWHTWEAELVKRESAAMDEAREKLTAEIFYYKFVQFEFFRQWSELKSYANMSGIYIIGDIPIYVAQDSADVWAHSNIFCLDEETREPALMAGVPPDYFSETGQLWGNPVYNWEELQKQDFKWWLGRFEAMLDYIDVIRIDHFRGFEAYWAVERGEETAMNGVWMKAPGDELFDAIKNKLGTLPVLAEDLGVITPEVEALRDKYEFPGMKVLQFAFGSDPGNPFLPFNYTRNAVVYTGTHDNDTTVGWFNQANDWEKRNLLLYLGCITPEGIHWDVIRLALSSIANQAIIPLQDILGLGTEARMNFPSTAEGNWDWRYQPSILTSELGDRLKNLTQLYGRAPQGK is encoded by the coding sequence ATGCCTTTTCCTAGATCCAGTGGTATTTTGCTGCATCCTACATCTTTTCCCAGTCGATTTGGTATTGGAGATTTAGGCTTAGAAGCCTATAAATTTATTGATTTTCTCAGAGAAAGTTACCAGCAATATTGGCAAGTATTACCTTTAGGTCCGACTGGATACGGTAATTCTCCCTATGCTGCATATTCAGCAATGGCGGGAAACCCCATGCTCATCAGCCCAGAAAAACTGCAAGAGCAAGGTTTACTAGCTGAAGAAGACTTTGCTAATTTACCAGGATTTAACGACTCTCAGGTAGATTACGACCAAGTAAACTCAATCAAGACTGCATTCCTCAAAAAAGCTTGCGAAAATTTTCAAGTTAAAGCAACACCTTTACAAAAAACCGCATTTGCCGGTTTTTGTGACAGCAAAGCCTATTGGCTCGATGATTACGCTTTATTTATGGCGCTGAAAGATGCTCATAATAATACCAGTTGGCATACTTGGGAGGCGGAACTTGTCAAGCGTGAATCAGCCGCAATGGATGAAGCTAGGGAAAAATTAACCGCTGAAATTTTTTATTATAAGTTTGTCCAATTTGAATTTTTCCGCCAGTGGTCCGAACTCAAATCCTATGCGAACATGAGTGGGATTTACATTATTGGCGATATTCCTATCTATGTAGCCCAAGATAGCGCTGATGTGTGGGCGCACTCGAATATCTTTTGTCTAGATGAAGAGACTAGAGAACCGGCTTTAATGGCGGGAGTTCCACCAGATTACTTTAGTGAAACTGGTCAATTATGGGGAAATCCGGTTTATAACTGGGAAGAATTACAAAAACAAGACTTTAAGTGGTGGCTGGGTCGCTTTGAAGCAATGCTGGATTATATAGATGTAATTCGCATTGACCATTTCCGGGGCTTTGAAGCTTACTGGGCTGTGGAACGAGGAGAAGAAACAGCTATGAATGGAGTGTGGATGAAGGCTCCAGGAGATGAGTTATTTGATGCGATTAAGAATAAATTGGGTACTTTACCCGTTTTAGCGGAAGATTTGGGGGTGATTACCCCAGAAGTAGAAGCATTGCGGGACAAGTATGAATTTCCCGGTATGAAGGTTTTGCAGTTTGCTTTTGGTTCTGATCCCGGTAATCCATTTTTACCTTTCAACTACACACGTAATGCTGTAGTTTATACGGGAACTCACGATAATGACACAACTGTAGGCTGGTTCAATCAAGCTAATGATTGGGAAAAGCGCAATTTACTACTTTATTTAGGTTGTATCACTCCGGAAGGTATCCACTGGGATGTGATTCGACTAGCTTTGAGTTCGATCGCCAATCAAGCAATTATTCCTTTGCAAGATATTTTAGGTTTGGGAACCGAGGCGCGGATGAATTTTCCTAGTACTGCTGAGGGTAACTGGGATTGGCGTTATCAGCCGTCAATTTTAACATCGGAATTAGGCGATCGCCTGAAAAATCTCACCCAACTCTATGGACGCGCACCGCAGGGTAAATAG
- the cbiT gene encoding precorrin-6Y C5,15-methyltransferase subunit CbiT gives MPSQLWPYVTPGIPDELFEHLPGIPFSQREFRLLLISQLRLKPDSVLWDIGAGTGTIPVEAGLLCPGGKIIAVERDEDVANLIKRNCDRFEVKNVEVIEGSAPECLHDLKVAPHRVCIEGGKPIQDILPAVWHYLPPSGRVVATAANLEGLYAISQSFSVLRARNIEVVQSAVNRLETRGFSQTFVAVDPIFILSGEKLD, from the coding sequence ATGCCTTCCCAACTTTGGCCTTATGTTACCCCTGGTATTCCCGATGAATTGTTTGAGCATTTGCCAGGTATTCCCTTCAGCCAGCGAGAATTTCGGCTATTATTGATTTCTCAACTGCGGCTAAAACCTGATTCAGTATTATGGGATATTGGGGCGGGAACTGGGACAATTCCCGTAGAAGCCGGACTGCTATGTCCTGGTGGAAAAATTATTGCTGTGGAACGAGATGAAGATGTCGCCAATTTGATTAAACGCAACTGCGATCGCTTTGAAGTCAAAAATGTGGAAGTAATTGAAGGTAGCGCCCCAGAGTGTTTGCATGATCTCAAAGTAGCCCCTCACCGCGTTTGTATTGAGGGTGGAAAGCCCATACAGGATATTTTGCCAGCAGTATGGCATTATTTGCCCCCATCAGGTAGAGTGGTCGCCACAGCTGCTAATCTAGAAGGCTTGTATGCTATTTCTCAAAGCTTCTCCGTGTTGCGCGCTAGAAATATTGAAGTCGTCCAGTCTGCGGTCAACCGCTTGGAGACGCGCGGCTTTTCTCAAACCTTTGTAGCTGTTGATCCCATTTTTATCCTGAGTGGTGAGAAACTAGACTAA
- a CDS encoding pseudouridine synthase encodes MEARLQKILAQRGIASRREAEEMIRRSRVRINGVLAHLGQKVDPERDNISVDGKLVSFQQRPPLIYLLLHKPAGVVSTCYDPQGRKTVLDLLPQELSKGSGLHPVGRLDAESTGALILTNDGDLTFGLTHPSHRIPKTYQVLVKGHPDAAVLEMWRKGVVLDGRKTHPAKVRLIEILAKNSHLEIVLKEGRNRQIRRVAQQLGYPVIRLHRTSIGSIQLQMPKLPFLAEGNYRFLQDAEIICLKEFIKHLPIKVQLRSGAQKKHEMAKK; translated from the coding sequence ATGGAGGCACGGTTACAAAAAATTCTAGCCCAAAGGGGTATTGCCTCACGTCGCGAAGCTGAAGAAATGATTCGGCGATCGCGTGTGCGGATAAATGGGGTATTGGCACATTTAGGTCAAAAAGTTGACCCAGAACGAGACAACATTTCAGTTGATGGTAAGCTAGTTTCGTTTCAGCAGCGGCCGCCCTTAATATATTTATTGCTACACAAGCCAGCAGGGGTAGTTTCCACTTGCTACGACCCTCAAGGAAGAAAAACAGTTTTGGATTTACTCCCCCAAGAATTAAGCAAAGGTTCAGGTTTACACCCAGTTGGTCGTTTAGATGCAGAATCTACAGGAGCATTAATTCTGACCAACGATGGCGACCTGACATTTGGACTCACCCACCCCAGCCACCGTATTCCTAAGACTTATCAGGTTTTAGTCAAGGGACATCCTGACGCAGCAGTTCTAGAAATGTGGCGTAAAGGTGTAGTCTTGGATGGGAGAAAAACACATCCCGCAAAAGTGCGGCTAATAGAAATTTTGGCAAAAAATAGCCATTTAGAAATAGTTTTGAAAGAGGGAAGAAATCGACAAATTCGCCGTGTAGCCCAACAGTTAGGATATCCAGTAATTAGGCTGCATCGTACTTCCATCGGTTCAATTCAATTACAAATGCCAAAATTACCCTTTCTAGCTGAGGGTAACTATCGTTTTCTTCAAGATGCTGAAATTATCTGTTTGAAAGAGTTTATTAAGCATCTACCAATTAAAGTTCAGCTGAGGTCAGGAGCGCAAAAAAAGCATGAAATGGCTAAAAAATAA
- a CDS encoding serine/threonine protein kinase, which produces MVSEILGDRYEVQQLLGKKSGRRSLLAKDQVTGELVVVKLLSFNSDFEWDDLKLFEREAETLKSLSHPAIPRYLDYFEVNSSTIKGFALVQSYIPAQTLEQYLQTGRTFTEAEVKQVAIAVLEILIYLHGLHPPVIHRDLKPSNILLGERSGNSVGQVYLVDFGSVQTVLAAEGGTRTVVGTYGYMPPEQFGARTVPASDLYSLGATLIYLSTGTHPADLPQKDFRIQFEQVTHLSPGLRSWLQWMTEPSLERRSSSALEALKALDKSELNTPDTLNVVKPAGSKIQLTKNWDHLEILIPPVVCHPLMFFVMFFVGIGAISLILFSVSTIIQALLSAPFPDNLSFAFAMWTVPVCLIGFLSVSRILWSLFGNIRLSLDQQQISWRYELLGFKFDHPRPALRESITKLVYIPEHFEKQSDGNIVKKSAKLEIWAGVQKYQLGGGTPSILHDVLNMDNTELEGELEWLAHELSDWLGMEISQ; this is translated from the coding sequence ATGGTCAGCGAAATCTTAGGTGACCGCTACGAAGTCCAGCAGCTATTGGGAAAAAAATCAGGGCGGCGATCGCTATTAGCGAAGGATCAAGTAACCGGAGAATTGGTAGTTGTGAAGTTACTCTCGTTTAATAGTGACTTTGAATGGGATGATCTCAAGCTGTTTGAGCGTGAGGCTGAAACATTAAAATCTTTGTCCCATCCCGCCATCCCTCGCTATTTAGACTATTTTGAAGTAAATTCATCTACTATTAAAGGATTTGCTTTAGTACAGAGTTATATCCCCGCGCAAACCTTAGAGCAATATCTACAAACTGGGCGAACTTTTACAGAAGCTGAAGTTAAACAGGTAGCTATAGCAGTTTTAGAAATTTTGATTTACCTACATGGGCTGCATCCCCCTGTGATTCACCGTGATCTTAAGCCTAGCAATATTTTATTAGGTGAGCGTTCTGGGAATAGTGTTGGTCAAGTTTACCTAGTCGATTTTGGTTCTGTACAAACCGTTCTCGCGGCTGAAGGTGGAACTAGGACTGTAGTCGGAACTTATGGTTATATGCCACCAGAGCAATTTGGGGCGCGGACTGTTCCCGCTTCTGACCTTTATAGTTTAGGTGCAACTTTAATTTATTTAAGTACGGGTACTCATCCCGCCGATTTACCCCAAAAAGATTTTCGCATTCAGTTTGAGCAAGTGACTCATCTGAGTCCCGGCTTGAGGAGTTGGTTACAGTGGATGACTGAACCAAGCTTGGAACGGCGGAGCAGTTCTGCTTTGGAAGCTTTAAAAGCTTTGGATAAGTCGGAATTGAACACTCCAGACACTTTAAATGTTGTTAAACCTGCGGGGAGTAAAATTCAACTCACCAAGAATTGGGATCATCTTGAAATTCTGATTCCACCAGTTGTCTGTCATCCGTTGATGTTCTTTGTGATGTTCTTTGTTGGTATAGGTGCGATCTCCTTGATTCTTTTTAGTGTTTCAACGATAATTCAAGCTCTTCTTTCTGCCCCCTTTCCTGACAATCTCTCTTTTGCTTTTGCTATGTGGACAGTTCCTGTCTGTTTGATTGGCTTCTTATCGGTATCTAGAATATTGTGGAGTTTATTTGGCAACATTAGACTGAGCTTAGATCAGCAGCAAATTTCCTGGCGATATGAGTTATTAGGATTTAAATTTGATCATCCCCGTCCAGCCCTCAGAGAAAGTATTACTAAACTTGTTTATATTCCCGAACACTTTGAGAAGCAGTCTGACGGAAATATAGTAAAAAAATCAGCAAAATTGGAGATTTGGGCAGGAGTACAAAAGTATCAGCTTGGTGGTGGCACTCCTAGTATTCTCCATGATGTTCTAAATATGGATAATACTGAATTGGAAGGGGAATTGGAATGGCTAGCCCATGAATTAAGTGATTGGTTAGGGATGGAAATCAGCCAATAA
- a CDS encoding NUDIX domain-containing protein, whose product MTYRNPAPTVDIIIELVDRPHRPIVLIERHNSPLGWAIPGGFVDYGEAVEVAARREAEEETGLQVELIEQFLVYSDPKRDRRQHTISIVFLATASGEPMAGDDAKNVGVFESWRVPSNLCFDHDRILRDYWQYRHYGLRPRLGFD is encoded by the coding sequence ATGACTTATAGAAATCCTGCACCGACGGTGGATATCATCATTGAGTTGGTGGATCGACCACATCGACCGATAGTGTTAATTGAGCGTCACAATTCACCTTTGGGTTGGGCTATTCCTGGTGGTTTTGTGGATTATGGTGAGGCTGTGGAAGTGGCGGCGCGGCGGGAAGCTGAGGAAGAAACGGGTTTGCAGGTGGAGTTAATTGAACAGTTTTTGGTCTATTCTGACCCTAAGCGCGATCGCCGTCAGCATACTATCAGTATTGTGTTTTTGGCAACAGCATCGGGTGAACCAATGGCGGGTGATGATGCTAAGAATGTCGGGGTTTTTGAGTCTTGGCGTGTGCCGAGTAATTTATGTTTTGACCACGATCGCATTCTGCGGGATTATTGGCAATATCGGCATTATGGGCTGCGTCCGAGGTTGGGTTTTGATTGA
- the tatA gene encoding twin-arginine translocase TatA/TatE family subunit: MFGLGWPEVVIISIVAIVIFGTKKIPELGNALGKTLRGFKEELNSDDDDTTAEQEQQ; this comes from the coding sequence ATGTTTGGACTGGGATGGCCGGAAGTAGTCATAATTTCCATAGTAGCTATTGTGATTTTTGGCACTAAAAAAATTCCTGAATTGGGAAATGCACTGGGTAAAACCTTACGGGGTTTTAAGGAAGAATTGAACTCTGATGATGATGACACCACTGCTGAACAAGAACAGCAATAG
- a CDS encoding DUF2993 domain-containing protein translates to MPDKNSPTKNSHKIRIITKVLTAALKLWLKSQVSEVSQLEVEIKASDRQLLSGFIPWVSIIASDAVYQGLHITRIQLVAENIQVNIGSILKGQQLRLLEIVPVIGNLLIEEKDLNTSLSSELLSTALNDVLFKILPENSLKSAISWQKIVIGNNEIILKSILSPASEPTPLEIYFKLDLISGHELKLEKIQVIQNDVPLLEDEHSYNLDLGSDVDIQELSLIPGKLVCQGRINVNP, encoded by the coding sequence ATGCCTGATAAAAATTCCCCAACTAAAAATTCACACAAAATCCGCATAATTACAAAGGTACTGACAGCAGCGCTCAAGCTTTGGTTGAAATCACAAGTTAGCGAAGTATCGCAGTTAGAAGTCGAGATTAAAGCGAGCGATCGCCAACTTCTCTCAGGTTTTATTCCTTGGGTATCTATTATTGCCAGTGATGCCGTGTATCAAGGCCTTCATATTACCCGAATTCAACTCGTAGCAGAAAATATTCAGGTGAATATCGGCTCAATACTCAAGGGGCAACAACTAAGACTATTAGAAATAGTACCAGTAATTGGTAATCTCCTCATAGAGGAAAAGGATCTCAATACTTCTCTATCATCTGAACTATTATCTACCGCTTTAAATGATGTGTTGTTTAAAATCTTACCAGAAAACTCTTTAAAATCTGCAATCTCTTGGCAAAAAATAGTAATTGGTAATAATGAAATTATACTTAAGTCCATTCTATCACCAGCCAGCGAACCCACACCTCTGGAAATTTATTTTAAATTAGACTTAATCAGCGGTCATGAGTTGAAGCTAGAAAAGATCCAAGTCATTCAAAATGATGTCCCACTTTTAGAAGATGAGCATAGTTACAATCTGGATCTTGGCTCAGATGTTGATATTCAAGAACTCAGTTTGATCCCTGGTAAGCTGGTATGCCAAGGAAGAATTAACGTCAATCCTTAA